The stretch of DNA CCTCCGCCAGCCCCGCCACGGTGAGCGCGTAGTCGGGCATGAAGTCTTCGCGGAGCATTTCCCCCGGGTGGGTCGGCCGCCGCTTCATCGTACGGGTGTTCGGGATGCTCATGCGGAGCCCTCCAGCCTAGTGGTAGTCGCAGACCTCGACGTCGTAGGCATCGCCGTCGACGAAGCGGAAACAGATGCGCCACTGATCGTTCACGGCGATCGCATGCTGGCCCTGCCGATCGCCGCGTAGCGCGTGGAGGCGGTTGCCAGGGGGCACTTTCAGGTCGTCCAGCGACGTCGCCAGGTCCACGTACTCCAGCTTTCGCGCCGCCCGGCGTGCCACGTCGGGCGGGAAGCGCTTCGCCGCACCTGTGGCATAGAGGTCCTGCGTGCGCTTGTCGGCGAACGACTTGATCACGGGTCAAGTGTAACGCAGCACGTGACACGTGTCAATTCACGCCGGTCGGTTCGCATAACTTCGGTTCACCTGCAGCCGAAGGCAATCAAGCGCGCGAAGCGCCCGTACAATAGCTCGGCCGACTGGTGCAACCGATGGTTATGCAGCGCCGGCGCGTTTGCGCCGCGGCCTGGCTGCGGGGCGACTGCCGAGTTCATCGCGAATCACGCGCCGGACCACCGCCTCGAGCGGTTCGCGCGCTTCCGTCATGGCCTGGCGCAGGGTCTGGTTGATGAGCGTCTGATAGTTGCCCCCGCCAGCCGCGTCGACCTGGGCGCGATACCAGTCGAGGATGTCGTCATCGAGCCGGATCGTGATCCGCGTCTTACCCGTGGCGACGGGCAGCACCGGGCCACGGCGGGCCTTGGAGAAGTCATACTCTTTACGCATCAGCGTCCTCGGCGTACTGGCGGCGCTCTCGAGCTGTTGCCCGGCGCGCCGAAATGAGTCGGATCGCCCCAGGGCTGGTGGTCCAGACGACAACCAGCACGCGATCCAGGAGGTCACGGCCCAGCGTGACGAAGCGTTCTTCGTTGGGCTACGGGTCCGGGAGCGTGAGCGCATACGCGTCCTCGAAGACGCCGGCGGCATCGGCCAACTCGACACCGTGCTTGGCGCGATTCGTGGCGGCCTTGGCCGGGTCCCACTCGAAGTCCATGCTGCAACGTATGTACTGATGTACACCGCCGCAACCCGCCGGGGACCGTTCACTGTGCGATACAGGCGGCTACGGGAGAGCGCGCAGGCCCGGCCTCACGCTCATTCGGCTGCATAACGAGGTTGTAGGATAAGTCCGCGCTCCGTTGCCGGGCCTGCATTTCTCCATACCGAAACCATTGCCGGGACGGCGAACGTCGATCCTGGGGCGAATGTGAGCGTCGAATCCTCGACAACGCACTGGGTGGATGTGACGGTCGAATTTTCCTACATCCTCAACGTTCTAACTCAACCGCCGACGAAGGACATCGTGCAGCGGCCCCGCCGCTGCACACAGCAGATCGGCGGTCTGTTGCAGCACCCCGTTAGGCGCCTATACGTGGTTCCCAGCGATGGCGTGCGAGAGTTTCCAGTCCATCGGAATCTTGGGTGGCGACGTACACGTGTCGACGGATATCGTAACAGCTTCCGGGGGCGCTCGCGGATCGCGCCCGGAGGATCAATGCAAACCCGTCGGGCGAGGCGATCGCGACACCGGGGATGGGCTCGGCGAAGGACACGAACGGGGGCAGAAGCTTGGGCCATGTCCCGTAGGACGCCGCCGGGCGCCGCGGCGTGCCGTAGAGAAAGGTCTGGCGCTCGGCGAATGCGTCCTGATCGGCTTGCGTCACGCGCTGAGGCTCGTCGCGAATGGCCTCGCCGCGAATCCAGCGGCCGTCCGGCGTTCGCCGGTCCAGACGATACGGCTCCAGTCGCGCGACCGCGAGCCATCCGTCGCGTGCGACCGCGAACACCTCGCTCGTCGCGAGGGCCGGCCGCTCACGCACCTGCATGCCCGTCGATCCCGAGGGGGTGCTCCATCGCTCAATACGACCGGGCGCCGCTCGCAGGCGGGCGATCGTGTCGACTCGGCCCGTGGCGCGGGCAACGCGCATGACGCGAATGGAATCGGCAGCACCGAACTGGTGGCTCCCAAGGGGAGTTGGAGGTGACCACGTCGACCAGACGTGACCGAGGTCGTCGGTCGCACTGACCAACCCTCGCACGGCTACCAAGGCTGGCGTATCCGGGGGAATCGAGCCGGTTGGCGCGTCGCCGACAAACACGAGCCAGCGCCGAGTTGCGCCTCCCATAAGAGAAGAGTCGGCGGGCAGTCGAAAGAGCGGCGCCGCATTCGCATACTCCCTCGGCCCCGCTCCGCGGCGTCCAACGTCGCGTACGGCATCAGTCTTGAGATCCGCCACCAGGACTCGAGATTCTCGCCCATCGCTCACCAGGACGCGACCGTCCGCCAATTCTCGAACGGAGGAGATGAAGGAGAACTCGTGGGAGAACCGCGCATCCGGCGGCGCGAGCGCCTGCGGGCTCTGCGCCGCTAGCGTTCCGCTCGCCAGCACACCGAGACAGAGCAGGACAACTCGCATGCATTGACGGGAGTTGGTGCGCCTAACGTTGGAGTTCACCCGCGGGCGACAGACGGCGCAGCCGGCTGGCGAACGTCGGGTGCAACGACGGGTTAGGCGTCACTGCGCGGACTGGGGGTTCGATCTCCCCAGCCGAGGGAGGTTGCATTGCCTTCGCGATCTATCTCGACGTAGGCGAAGTACGGCTCTCGCTGGCCCTTGCTCGGAACCTTCCAGAAATGAGCGGCGCCTCTGTCGTTTGTCAGAACGCCAAGGTACTGAAGATCGTCTGCCTTCAAGCCATCTGGGTCATCCAAGAATTCCCCGAACTCGCGCCGTAGATATCGCGGCAACTCGCGTTCAGTGGCTTCATCCAAACCGGTCCTGCCGAACCAACTGGCTTCCTCCACCGTCGCTTCCTCGAGTTGACGGCGCGAAAGATACTGTCCGTGAGCAGCTGCCACGTCCTTTCTCACGCTACGCGCGAATCCATAGATGGCGATCGCGAGCACGCAGAGAACCAGAGCGATGAGAGCGAGGTACATAAGGGCTAGTTGTGTGACGCCTAACGTTAAGCCTCAGCTGCAGCCGCAGGAAATGGAGCGCGCGGAGCGCGCATACCCAAGCGGCTAACTGCTGCTGGCGATGTTACCGTGCGCGAGCGGGAAAGGCGAGCATCAGAATGCGATTCGTCGCGCGCAGATCGAAGGTGTCGGGGTGAAAGTGCGCGCCAACCCAGGTCCGACTCGCGAGGAACTCCGAATCCGTCGGGTCGGCGAGACTCCGCAGCAGGTCTGTGTAACCCGGTGATCCACCGGCGTCCTCGGGTGGGCCCGCGCGTGCGCCATCGACGCACCACGGATAGGGGACGTCGGGGTGCGGCGCATGCGTCGCCACGAGACGAATGTCGTGCACCCAGTTGTCGCCGAAGTCGTAGGTGTACTCGAGCCGCGAGTCCGGCTGCAGTGCGAGACTCGCGAGCGACGTGCGCGTCGCGTCGCGCCCCTCGGCGTCTTCGTGGGGCGCTTCATACTCGACGCCATCGAGCAGAAACGAGTAGAGGTGGTAGTCCAGCCAGCCGAAGCATTCCTGAATCACCCGATGGACCTCGTCGAGCGTGAACGCGTCGGGCACCAGCACCTGTCGCCAGATCTCGGGTGCGATGTCTTGCAGCGCAATGCGGAGCTCGAGGATTCGAGGCGGCGACTTGGCGCGCGCGCGCTTCGGCACGATCACCTCCAGGTCGGAAGCGAAGGGTAACGTTTGAGCATCAGCTGCGGACGAACGAAATAGAGCGAGCGCAGCGAGCGTACAGTAGATCGGCCGTCTGCTGCATGCGATGTTAGCCGGTTCCTTCGCTTAAAGAGAGGGGCTTTCGATACGGATGCGGCGGGATCGCGCGAAGCTGATCGCCGAGCACGAGTGCGCAGGTGTTATCGAGACCTAGTACAGCGAAGCAAGCGTCACGCACCGCCCATTGCATTGTGAGCAATGTCAGGGCGCCTTCCTCGCGAATAAGATCCGCTCGCCGTTGGAGGTGCGCGTCTTGGTGAAAGACCTCGCCGTTCATCCATGTGTGCAAGATGAACTCAGCGTCGAAGTGTTCATCGTGGATCGCAAAGACAATCGGTCGCCGAAACGACTGTTTCCACGCATCTCTCAGCTGCACCACCAGATCGCGAACCTCCTCACTCCCAACTCGATATGCGAGGTTGGCGACTTTGTTGAAGTTGGTCGGTTCTTTCTGCGCATAGACGAGACGGAACGCGACCATGAGCGCGAAGAAGTCCGCTTCCGGGATTAGATCTGCTTCGTCTGGCAGATCAGCACGGAACATGCGCGCACCGAACTGGTGAGAAGCATACGGTAGCACGCGATCATAGAGACGACCGGCCGCCCGCCTGAAGGACTGAAGCTGGAGGCGGTCCTGCTCGTTGAGCGGTGACGTCTGCGGAGTCATGCGCTTTGTTCGCATTGGATTCAAATCCGCCTAACGCCGAGCATCATCTGCGGCCGAAGGAAACAGAGCGAGCGAAGCGAGCGCACAACAGATCGGCCGACTGCTGCATGCGATGTTATGCGGCCCTGTCACAGCGCTCGCCCTTGCCGGGGCGAGTGCTGTGCCAAGCTAGGTGCGAATCTCAAATGCTAGGCCACCTTCGGCAGCCACTCGCTTTCTGGTTTCGCGATGAGCCGAGCGTTCTTGTACGCAAGATCGAGGGGCAATACCGTGAAGGCACGATAGGCCCGAGCTTCTCGCTCCACGACGAGTGCCAAGTCTGCTCGTGCAGGCGTCTCGAAGCAGAGCGGCAGCAGAAGTTGAATGCGACCGAGTTCTGCGCCATCGCGTCCGAAGTAGAACTGAGGAATCGCGACCTTATAGTTCATCTGCGCGCGCTTGCCCGCCTCAACGACCTGACTCTGCAGCATCCCCCGGCGCTTGTGCGCGTTCTCCCTCAGGTCAGGTGGATATCGATCGACGTTGTCGTCGATTATGTGGTCGAGGTTCGGGATGAGCTCACGGTCTGGGTCGTAGATGAGCTCCGCCGGATTCTCGAAGTACCGTGCAACTGGCGGCCGACGAATGAAGAAACTCATTCGTTTGTCGCTCTCGGTAACGAAGTCCTTCAACACCCAAGGCTGTCGATTGGGGTCGCGATTTGCCTCGAAGAACGCGTAGATCGGCTCGTAGTTCGGAGTGAACAGGCCGGTGTTGAAGGCGGCGATCCGGATGCCCTGAGCGTCGGAAGACTCCTCGATCTTCTCCTGCTGCACCAACCGCTTGAAGGTGTAGCGTAGGTAGTTGCCGAGAATCGAGAACGGCTGGTTCGAATCGAAGGACCAGGTCTCAGGCTGGGCGCGTTCGGAAAGCTCACGAAGTCGCGACTCGAAGCCCTTGCTTGGCGGAACATCTACTCCGCGTGCTGGGATCCAGGCGAAGTCAAAGAGGTCCGCGGCCCCCGCAGGGGTAGGAAGGGTGGAGCTCATGCTTGTACTCCTTTCGGTTAATGGGGTTGCTCAACATCTGCCTGCCAGAATTCAATGCCCGCGGCGACTCGTTGGACGCGGCGGGATCATCAAGTTAGCACACCAAGAAACGACGTCAAGACGGTCCCGGATGGGCCGTATAACGATAGAACTCAGCAGCGGGCGAGTTATTACAAAACGCGCGCACTCTGTGCGCGCCAACCAAAGATCGCCCGTCTGTTGCAGTGCATGTTGGGCGGAGGGCCGCGCGATCCCAAACGCGTGGATGCGGCCCCGACTCGTTAGGTGCGGGACGCGGACGTGCCCGCCCGCCACGCGTCGGCGGCCGCCCAGAGCGTGAGCATCGCGATCTCCAGCAGCGGCAGGGCGATGGGTAGGCGCGCAATCGCGAACAGGGGCCAGAGCAGCAGCGCGGCGAGGGACGCCCACAGGAAGCGTCGCCCGACGATGTGGCGGCCCTGCTCAAACTGTCCCCAACCAGGGACAACGAAACTAAGCAACATGCATCGCGTGCGCGGCGTCATCGATTCCTCCAGAAGTGCGGTACGCCTTCAGCCCATGCAGAATATTACGACAGTTTGTCCCATCCGCCCAACGCCAATGTTGAGCTGCGCGGGCGTTCAAATAGAGTGCGCCCGGAGGGCGCACGAATCAATAGTGCCCGCGTCTGCTCCAACTAGTGTTAGGAGGCGTCCCGCGCGGCCAAGCGCGCCACCAGTGCCATCCTCTCCTCTTCTGACAGTCGCGGCACGAGATCCCTCGACGGCGTAATCTGCCATCGGAGCTGCACGTGATCGAGCGACAAGATGTCTACGTCGAGCGCGATCCAGAAGTTCAGTAGACTGCGATCAAGTGTCAGTAGCGCCGCATCTCCTCCGGTCAGAGCCGAGGCGATGGTCAGCCACTCCAGCGCTTGTAGGTCCGCCGCCGTGTTGTACGCGTCCTCCGGTGAGTAGCCGCTCCGAGGCTTAACAACTCCACGGCCAATGCGCGGTTCTGTTCCGTCGTGCGGCTCGTAGAGGACGGAAAGCACCGCAAGGACGGGTGTAGACACTGCCGGTAGTCCGGAATCAGCTGCCATCGCAACAATGACGTCTTCGATCGGTCGTTCTTGCCCACATCGCACCCGACTCGCCACTAGAGGAGCCGCGCCGTGAAGGAACGCGCCTTCCGCTGCGCGGCGGTGCGCAAGGGCTTGCAGAATGCCATACGTCGCTGCCTGGCGCTCGTGGTCGTAGTCGAGCACTTCGGCAGAGTTAAAGAATGCTCGAAGGTCAGTGGCGGCTGCGTCGATCGCGACCGAGAACTCCGAAGCTGACGGAGTGCGTCGCACGTTCCCTTCGAGACCGCATAGCACAGGATTAAAGCGGACGCCCGGTCTGTCGAGATGCTTGAGCCACCACGAGTCAGAGACGCACTGCGCTGCATCAGGCGCACGCAGAATCGACCGGAGACGCGACAGCACGTTCCGGTCGACATAGATCATGGAGACTCGAGCGAACACTGTAGGCATGCGGCCGCCGAGCTGGAGAAGCCACAGCCGCTCAGGATGATTCCACTGAATGTTTATTGTGAAGTTCAACACCCTGACTGCGACGCCTCCTAACGCTAGCGTTCACCTGCAGGCGAATTACAACAAGTTGCGCGCGTGTTGCGCGCAATCAATAGCTCGCCTGTCAGGTGCAAGGCGTTGTTAGGCGACGAGCGAGCAGCACCTGGAGCTAACGATGCGCGCATTGGCTTAGCTAATTCGATGCGATCGACTGCCTGTTGACGATCTGTCCTACTCCTCGCGCGTATTCGTCAGTCATCCGCGGGCGGCTGCGAGAAGGAGTCAAGGTGGCGCTCAATCCGACGAGTTGCGACCGCGCGCCCGCGAAATACGGACATGGTGCCGAAAGCGATCGCTCCTACCTGCACGATACCAAACGCATTTGCGACGGTGTCGTTGTGGTTTTGATCTCCCCACATGACACCGAAGAACGCACCTATTGCGACGACTAGCGAGGCGAATGCACCCAGCATCCATGCTCGCCCTGGCGAACCTTTCGAATCTTTCTCACGCGTTTGGTTCATTCCGTCACCCCTGTCCCCATGATATCTAATGCGCGAGCGCGTCAACAATTCCAAGGCGCAGCCCGTTCCGCAGCTACGCTAGTCGCAGCGGGACGCTCGATCACGTAGGAAAGCGTCGTTCGAGTCGAAGCCGCCGCGCCTGCACCGCTGTACGATTTCCGCTCAGTGCTCAAACCCGCTCCGGTCCTTGGACGGTAGGAGAGTCGCCTAACGTCTCGGTTCACCTGCGGCCGAAGGCCATAGAGCGCGCGCAACGCGCGTACCATAGCTCGGCCGTCTGGTGCAACCGGTTGTTATGCGGCGCCCCGCTTCGGCGGCGCGTGGAGCGCCTCCGCGACCGCCTGCGGATTGCGCGCGGCAACCTTCAACAGGGCGAGAGCGGGACCATCCGGCGTCCGGCGGCCCTGCTCCCAGTTGCGGAGCGTCGCGACGCTCACGCCGATCATCAGCGCGAACTCCGCTTGGGAGGCTCCGAGCTGCGCCCGGACCGCCTTGACGTCGGCGGGGCGAAAGACGGTGACCCGCCGTGGCTTCGCCCGGCCGCGGCGAATCTGGCCGGCTTGACGGACGCTGGTGAGCAACTCCTCGAAGGCGGCACGCTTCATCTGAATTTCTCCTCGACGACGCGCCGCAGGAGCTTGACCTGGGCGGGCGTCAGATCGCCCTGGGCGTTCTTCGCGTACAGGTAGAGCATGTAGAACGTCTCACTGGGCTCGTCCCAGTAGTAGATGATGCGCAGCCCGCCGCGCTTCCCACGCCCGCTGGTGCCCCAGCGCAGCTTCCGGAGTCCACCCGAACCGACGATCACCGGGCCCTGCTCGGGTCGGAGCACGAGGGCAAGTTGAAGCGCGCGGTACTCGGGGTCGGAGAGCGCCGCCCGCAGGAGTGAGGTGAAGACGGGCGTCTCGACGAAGCGCATGCGCCAAGGTACGCCATTGGCGTATGCACGTCAATCGCCGCCATCGGCCGCCTAACGTCCAAGTTCAGTTGCAAGCGAGTGACATAGTAGCGAGCGAAGCGAGCTATCCGCCGATCGCTTGTCAACTGCAACGTTCGTTAGACCGCTTGTGCGCCAGTGTCTGGATCGTGTTGTGCTACTCGTAGGTGGGGCCCGATAGCCACTACTTCCAGAACATAGGATAGAAAATGCTGATCGGATTGGCCGCATTCTCTGGATTCTCAATGGCAGCACGAGACTGTGCGGCGATCTCTGCTTGGTATGTCGCGATCTTTGGAACGAGCGAGTAGATGTCACTTGTGTCGATCACGACCGTGCGCACCTGACTCGTGTCAAACGGAATCTTGTCCGCTTTCCGAATGATTTGCACAACGGGCAGTCGGCAGGCGTGGCGGAGCGCCATCTCGTAGAAGACGTTCGGGTTCAGCGTCGAGAGGTCTGCGATCACCAATCGTGATCGCTTGATGTGCTCGATGATATGTGATGTAATCATGCCAGGAGAGCCGATCTGGTCAGCGCGAACCACGCGCAGTTTCAGCTCGTCCATCGCGGGCTGCACAATCGAGCCCATGAACAGGTCTGCGTGCTTACGCTGCTCGCTCCCATCCTCGCCAATCGGGGTCACATAGAAGCACGTATGGTCCCAGTCTGTCGAACTCCCTGACGCGTCACCTGAACCGACGGCCGGTTGTAGGAGCGGTCGGGTCGCAGGAGAGACGGCTGGCAGATCCTCAACGGCCTTCTCGATCGAGACAAGAGTCTCCGCGCCACCGATTGTCTGCAGAAGGCCGAGGTCTTTTGCATTTACAACGAAGATGTCCAGACAGCCGCGGGGATCGTCCACGTAGAATGAGGATGCTTCCAGAAAGTCTTTCATCACCTCGGGCGCTGGCACGCGCTTGTTGACATACTCGTCGTAGATCGCCTTGAATGGCGGAATACTCTGAATGGCGAGGCGAAACTTTGCTAAGGTGCGCTCGCGAGGAGCGTGTGCCTCATCGCAAGCGACGCGTCCGTCCGCCGTCAACTCAAGCCACTCGGCTTTATAGGATCCTGTGGTGACGCCATACTTGCCTGAATTGGTGATTAGGACGCGCACGGCGCTGCTGTTCGGCGAACGCTCAAGCTTCTGCATGAGCGTCAGGCGGCGGATCTTGTCGCCGCCGGCGTATCTCACGATGCCAGCACCGAGAATCAGTACCTGCTCGAGAGAGTCGCTTGGATAGCCCTTTTCGCGCCTCGATCCAACCTTCTCACTGTCGATCGCTGGCTGCTCTTCGCGGTGCGTGCGTTTCGCCTTCCGCTTACGCTTCTTGGTCTTCTTTACAGCTGGACGCTTCTTTGCCGGCTGGGGTGTTTCCTCGGCGGTGTCTTCTGACATATAGCGGCGGCGAGATAGTGTGCAGTGCGAAAGGTGATACGCGGTTGCAAAGCGTACTGCGCAACGCAGTACGCGTCGAAGCCACATATAGACTCAGTATGCTAGCATTCGGAGTATGCTGATAGCGGTCTAACGACCAAGCATCAGCTGCGGCCGAACGAAATAGAGCGAGCGAAGCGAGCGCACAATAGCTCGGCCGTCTGCTGCATGCGCTTGTTAGCCCGCACCACGAACACACTTACCGGCGGCCTGTCCAAACGTACTCCACCTCGTCGGCCGTCGGCGGTAGCTCCCGTGCGCACTCCGCGTCGAGCGAGGAGGTGCGCCCGATGCTGCCGTCGGCGCGCCGCCGCACCCGGATGACGGTCTGCCCCTCGACGAGTCGCCGGACGTCGGCGACCGCCGTCTCGGCGACCCGGTCGGCGCGCCGCTCTTCGGATTCGTCCTGGAAGCGGTAGACCGGCACGTGCCAATGGTGCGGGCCCACGCAGATCGTCAGCTCGTCGCCGTCGTCGCGAACGCGCAACTCGCCGAGGGCGGCGTCTGGCGCCGGGACGACCAGCTCGTTTCCGTCGGCGAACGACTCCGCATGCGGCAGGTGCCCCAGGTGCGTCTTGAACAGCGCGCGGAACCGCTCGGCGAGCGGGCCGACGCCATCGGATGCGTGATCTGCTTCCATGGGTGCTTGCGGGCTAACGACTCTGGTGTTCAGCGGCAGGCGCTCACGGAGCCGAGCGGCCGCGCCCACCTCCAACCCACATGGAGGCGCGGCCGCGACTCTGCAAACCAGCACTCCGCCGCGTCTGCCCGCTGCAACACCTTGTTAGACGGCTACCTGCGCAGGGAATCAAGAAAGAGGTCAAGGGAACCATACCGTCGGGTCGCGCTCTTGAGCCTCGCATCATCGACACGAAGAATGCCTGGCACCCAATAGTCAGCACTGAAACCAAGCGCGCTCACCAGTGCCGCTTTGGGGATTGACACACGCCGGACATTGCGCAGGAAGTAAATCAAGCTCCACGGCTTTCCTGGTACGACACTCCACAGAACTTCACCGAGCCGTTGTGAGTCGATCTTGCCGATTACTTCGGCGCGATACGAGAACGTGCCCGAGCCCTTCTCGGTAAAGAGCACCACGTCACCTGTGCGCATTGACGAGAACACACCGCGACGGCTTTCGGTCATAGCCCAGCAGCGAATCTCGTCCCGTCCGTCGAGGATCTCGGCGATCCGCTGCGCCTCACCATCCGAAAGTGCAGATCGGATCTTACGGAATGATGCGGCATTGACGATGGTGGCGTTCAGGTTCGCCCCGCTCGCAGGCGTAAAGAACAGCTGCGGTAGTGTGGACACCGTACCCGCGGGTCGCACTGAAGCAGGTATGAGAGGAGATTGCTCGTCCACTGCCGGGCGGGGCGCCTGGGATTCGTAGGTGTCGAGAATGCGTTCGATCACAGACGCTGGGGTGTCAACGAGCGGCCGACCGTACGCTTGTAGCCGGCGGAATAGTTCGTCCGAGATCCGGATGACCGGGGCCATATCTGCCTCTCCCTGGGTTGGAGAGACAAAGTTACATACACTTAGCCGTCTGTCAAGATGGCTCGGGGTAGCCGTCTAACGGCCAAGGTTGAGCTGCGGCCGGATGAAATCAAGCGAGCGAAGCGAGCCACCCCCACCGGCCGACTGCTCCAACCGCTGTTAGTCTGTGAACCCCACGCCTACGCCTCCCGCGTGGCGCGCCCCACCTGGTCCTCGAACGCC from Gemmatimonadaceae bacterium encodes:
- a CDS encoding type II toxin-antitoxin system RelE/ParE family toxin; translated protein: MIKSFADKRTQDLYATGAAKRFPPDVARRAARKLEYVDLATSLDDLKVPPGNRLHALRGDRQGQHAIAVNDQWRICFRFVDGDAYDVEVCDYH
- a CDS encoding BrnA antitoxin family protein, whose product is MTSWIACWLSSGPPALGRSDSFRRAGQQLESAASTPRTLMRKEYDFSKARRGPVLPVATGKTRITIRLDDDILDWYRAQVDAAGGGNYQTLINQTLRQAMTEAREPLEAVVRRVIRDELGSRPAARPRRKRAGAA
- a CDS encoding BrnT family toxin, translated to MDFEWDPAKAATNRAKHGVELADAAGVFEDAYALTLPDP
- a CDS encoding plasmid pRiA4b ORF-3 family protein, producing the protein MPKRARAKSPPRILELRIALQDIAPEIWRQVLVPDAFTLDEVHRVIQECFGWLDYHLYSFLLDGVEYEAPHEDAEGRDATRTSLASLALQPDSRLEYTYDFGDNWVHDIRLVATHAPHPDVPYPWCVDGARAGPPEDAGGSPGYTDLLRSLADPTDSEFLASRTWVGAHFHPDTFDLRATNRILMLAFPARAR
- a CDS encoding DUF3825 domain-containing protein is translated as MSSTLPTPAGAADLFDFAWIPARGVDVPPSKGFESRLRELSERAQPETWSFDSNQPFSILGNYLRYTFKRLVQQEKIEESSDAQGIRIAAFNTGLFTPNYEPIYAFFEANRDPNRQPWVLKDFVTESDKRMSFFIRRPPVARYFENPAELIYDPDRELIPNLDHIIDDNVDRYPPDLRENAHKRRGMLQSQVVEAGKRAQMNYKVAIPQFYFGRDGAELGRIQLLLPLCFETPARADLALVVEREARAYRAFTVLPLDLAYKNARLIAKPESEWLPKVA
- a CDS encoding helix-turn-helix domain-containing protein — encoded protein: MKRAAFEELLTSVRQAGQIRRGRAKPRRVTVFRPADVKAVRAQLGASQAEFALMIGVSVATLRNWEQGRRTPDGPALALLKVAARNPQAVAEALHAPPKRGAA
- a CDS encoding type II toxin-antitoxin system RelE/ParE family toxin, which codes for MRFVETPVFTSLLRAALSDPEYRALQLALVLRPEQGPVIVGSGGLRKLRWGTSGRGKRGGLRIIYYWDEPSETFYMLYLYAKNAQGDLTPAQVKLLRRVVEEKFR